The following are from one region of the Staphylococcus argenteus genome:
- the aaa gene encoding autolysin/adhesin Aaa gives MQKKVIAAIIGTSAISAVAATQANAATTHTVQPGESVWAISNKYGISIAKLKSLNGLTSNLIFPNQVLKVSGSSNSASNSSRSSTNSGGGSYYTVQAGDSLSLIASKYGTTYQNIMRLNGLNNFFIYPGQKLKVSGTASSSNSTSNSSRPSTNSGGGSYYTVQAGDSLSLIASKYGTTYQKIMSLNGLNNFFIYPGQKLKVTGTASTSNSGSATTTNSGYRTPIFNHQNLYTWGQCTYHVFNRRAEIGKGISTYWWNANNWDNAAAADGYTIDNRPTVGSIAQTDVGYYGHVMFVERVNNDGSILVSEMNYSAAPGILTYRTVPAYQVNNYRYIH, from the coding sequence GTGCAAAAAAAAGTAATTGCAGCTATTATTGGGACAAGCGCGATAAGCGCTGTTGCGGCAACTCAAGCAAATGCGGCTACGACTCACACAGTACAACCGGGTGAATCAGTGTGGGCAATTTCAAATAAGTATGGGATTTCGATTGCTAAATTAAAATCATTAAATGGTTTAACATCAAATCTTATCTTCCCCAATCAAGTATTAAAAGTATCGGGATCAAGTAATTCTGCGAGCAATAGTAGTCGCTCATCAACAAATTCAGGTGGTGGATCATACTATACAGTACAAGCAGGAGACTCATTATCATTAATCGCATCGAAATATGGAACAACATATCAAAACATTATGCGTCTTAATGGCTTAAATAATTTCTTTATTTATCCTGGTCAAAAATTAAAAGTATCAGGTACTGCAAGTTCAAGTAATTCTACGAGCAATAGTAGTCGTCCATCAACGAATTCAGGTGGCGGATCATACTATACAGTACAAGCAGGAGACTCATTGTCATTAATCGCATCAAAATATGGAACAACATATCAAAAAATTATGAGCTTAAATGGCTTAAATAACTTCTTTATTTATCCGGGTCAAAAATTAAAAGTAACAGGTACAGCATCTACGTCTAATAGCGGGTCTGCAACAACTACAAACAGTGGTTATAGAACACCTATTTTCAATCATCAAAACTTATATACATGGGGTCAATGTACTTATCATGTATTTAATCGCCGTGCTGAAATTGGTAAAGGTATTAGCACTTATTGGTGGAATGCTAATAACTGGGATAACGCTGCAGCAGCAGATGGTTACACTATCGATAATAGACCAACAGTAGGTTCTATTGCGCAAACTGATGTAGGTTACTATGGACATGTTATGTTTGTAGAACGTGTAAATAATGATGGTAGTATTTTAGTTTCAGAAATGAACTATTCAGCTGCACCAGGTATTTTAACTTACAGAACAGTACCAGCTTACCAAGTAAACAATTATAGATATATTCACTAA
- a CDS encoding NUDIX hydrolase → MIKCVCLVEETADKILLVQVRHREKYYFPGGKIEEGETQVHALLREIQEELNLTLTENDIEYVGTIVGPAYPQHDMLTELNGYRSLTKIDWNHITINNEITDIRWIDKKDDKLIAPAVKVWIEENGGKYAKQ, encoded by the coding sequence ATGATTAAATGTGTTTGTTTAGTTGAAGAAACAGCAGATAAAATTTTACTAGTACAAGTAAGACATCGAGAAAAGTATTATTTCCCAGGTGGTAAAATTGAAGAAGGGGAAACACAAGTACATGCATTATTACGAGAAATTCAAGAAGAGCTTAATTTAACATTAACAGAGAATGACATTGAATATGTCGGAACAATTGTAGGACCTGCATATCCTCAACATGATATGCTTACAGAATTAAATGGTTATCGTTCATTAACTAAAATAGATTGGAATCATATAACGATTAATAATGAAATTACAGATATTCGTTGGATTGATAAAAAGGATGACAAATTGATTGCGCCTGCTGTTAAAGTTTGGATTGAAGAGAATGGTGGAAAATATGCCAAACAATAA
- a CDS encoding methionine ABC transporter permease translates to MFGSDLDSAQLLQALYETLYMVSVALFLGAVIGIPLGVLLVVTRRKGIWPNMFIHQILNPLVNILRSLPFIILLIAIVPFTKLVVGTSIGTTAAIVPLTVYVAPYIARLVENSLLEVDEGIIEAAKAMGASPLQIIRYFLIPEALGSLVLAITTAIIGLIGSTAMAGAVGGGGIGDLALVYGYQRFDTTVIIITVVVLIIIVQVIQTLGNVLARFIRRH, encoded by the coding sequence ATGTTTGGTTCTGATTTAGATAGCGCGCAGCTTTTGCAAGCATTATATGAAACGCTGTATATGGTGTCGGTTGCATTATTTTTAGGTGCAGTGATAGGAATTCCTTTAGGTGTTTTATTAGTGGTGACTAGAAGAAAAGGTATATGGCCTAACATGTTCATACATCAAATTTTAAATCCATTAGTTAACATTTTAAGGTCATTACCATTTATTATTTTGCTTATCGCGATTGTACCATTCACTAAATTAGTCGTAGGCACTTCGATTGGTACGACTGCTGCAATTGTACCGTTAACAGTATATGTAGCACCTTATATCGCCCGACTTGTTGAAAATTCTCTGTTGGAAGTAGATGAAGGGATAATTGAAGCGGCAAAAGCGATGGGAGCTTCACCGCTACAAATCATTAGATATTTTTTAATACCTGAAGCATTGGGCTCGTTAGTATTGGCAATTACAACTGCGATTATTGGACTTATTGGAAGTACAGCGATGGCTGGTGCTGTTGGTGGAGGCGGTATCGGCGATTTAGCCTTAGTATATGGCTATCAACGCTTTGATACAACAGTCATTATTATTACGGTTGTTGTATTAATTATTATTGTTCAAGTGATTCAAACGTTAGGAAATGTCTTAGCTAGATTTATACGTAGACACTAA
- a CDS encoding GNAT family N-acetyltransferase: protein MPNNNTLVLRSYVPKDLPMIEDFQLSDKDLKFVKTPKENITAALSDDERYPIVVLRNQQCVAFFTLHCGKGVEPFSDHSGAIFFRSFSVDRRFRNQGVGKLVMEKLPSFIAATFQDINEIVLTVNTDNPHAMTLYRQQGYQYVGDSVFVGRPVHIMTRILT from the coding sequence ATGCCAAACAATAACACGCTTGTATTACGCAGTTATGTCCCGAAAGATTTACCTATGATTGAAGACTTTCAATTAAGCGACAAAGATTTAAAATTTGTTAAAACACCAAAGGAAAATATTACAGCAGCATTGTCTGATGACGAAAGATATCCAATCGTCGTATTGAGAAATCAACAATGTGTTGCCTTTTTCACATTACATTGTGGTAAAGGTGTCGAACCATTCAGTGATCATTCAGGTGCAATCTTTTTTAGATCATTTAGTGTGGATCGACGTTTTCGTAATCAAGGGGTAGGTAAGTTGGTAATGGAAAAGCTCCCGTCATTTATAGCTGCGACATTCCAAGATATTAATGAAATCGTATTAACAGTTAATACTGACAACCCACATGCAATGACACTTTATCGTCAACAAGGATATCAATATGTTGGAGATAGTGTATTTGTTGGAAGACCTGTTCATATTATGACACGTATTTTAACTTGA
- the gmpC gene encoding dipeptide ABC transporter glycylmethionine-binding lipoprotein: protein MKKLIGLVIVALLLLAACGSNNDKKVTIGVASNDTKAWEKVKELAKKDNIDVEIKHFSDYNLPNKALNDGDIDMNAFQHFAFLDQYKKAHKGTNISALSTTVLAPLGIYSDKIKDVKSVKDGAKVVIPNDVSNQARALKLLEAAGLIKLKKDFGLAGTTKDIISNPKHLKITAVDAQQTARALSDVDIAVINNGVATKAGKDPKKDPIFLEKSDSDAVKPYINIVAVNDKDLDNKTYAKIVELYHSKEAQKALQEDVKDGEKPVNLSKDEIKAIETSLEK from the coding sequence ATGAAGAAATTAATTGGATTAGTCATTGTGGCATTATTGTTATTGGCGGCATGTGGTAGTAATAACGATAAAAAAGTAACGATTGGTGTCGCATCTAATGATACTAAGGCTTGGGAAAAGGTTAAAGAATTAGCTAAAAAGGATAACATTGATGTGGAAATCAAGCATTTTTCTGATTACAATTTGCCTAACAAGGCTTTAAATGATGGTGATATTGATATGAATGCATTCCAACATTTTGCATTTTTAGATCAATATAAAAAAGCGCATAAAGGAACTAATATTTCGGCATTAAGTACAACTGTGTTGGCACCTTTAGGTATTTATTCAGATAAAATCAAGGATGTTAAAAGTGTGAAAGATGGTGCCAAAGTTGTTATTCCTAATGATGTATCTAATCAAGCGCGTGCATTGAAGTTATTAGAGGCTGCAGGATTAATTAAATTGAAAAAAGATTTTGGTTTGGCAGGAACAACGAAGGACATCATTTCTAATCCTAAACATTTGAAAATTACAGCAGTTGATGCACAACAAACAGCACGTGCATTATCAGATGTTGATATTGCTGTCATTAATAATGGTGTCGCAACTAAAGCCGGAAAAGATCCAAAGAAAGATCCGATATTTTTAGAAAAATCTGATTCAGATGCCGTGAAACCTTATATTAATATTGTCGCTGTTAATGACAAAGATTTAGACAATAAAACTTATGCAAAAATTGTTGAATTGTATCACTCTAAAGAAGCGCAAAAAGCGTTGCAAGAAGATGTGAAAGACGGAGAGAAACCTGTTAATTTATCCAAAGATGAAATAAAGGCAATTGAAACATCATTAGAGAAATAA